The DNA window ATCTCAATTTTAGGCAACAGTTCGGTGATTTCTCTATAATACTTTGACCGAGGTGATTTTCTTGTTACATAATGTCTTCACTAGCAAAATTTCGGTCGTTTCACAAAACTCTTATGTTCCCTTAAGGGCAGTGGTTCATAATCAATAACATATGAGAGATCTCTTGTTGTGactctatttttctattaaaaataaggtaTTTATTGCATGCATGACATGTGTACTACGTGcgaaaaaattcatttaaaatatttcataaacgaTGCTATGGACTTATACattcataataaattcattaaaacaattaggcgaaaaaaaaataacgtgaatttaaataaaataaagaaaataaagtaatgCCTTGATCTAACCCGAGGGCCACAAAAGCAACATGAGTGTATTTACCCTAGCTTCAGTCTCATGATTGTCATCACGACGTCATCAACTATACAAGAGtgctttaaaaaatactaagtAATCCTATTGTTGGGGTCAGAAAATGTGATCATATGTAATATGGtgagacctatcatttcataaaaacaTCATGGTATGGCCTTGGACTTCGCTTTCCAGTCCAAAAAAGGTTGGATGTGACACTCGAATAAAGGAGGGCTACATAAATGAACCGAGATCGCATCTGAATGAGAACGATCATGATGATAGGATGACCAAGTAAGGcttaaaggaaatgaaagtcCTACTCATAGCAACAAGGTGCACCTTTATTGTCTCtgactcaatcataagaacttcatGTTAATCGTGCTTTACTTGGTAGCAATTTTATATTCGGTGCTCCTATGAGTTTTCTTAGAATACATGTGAGTAAAGACAAAGCGGTTACCAGAATTTTCGTGTCCTTCAGCGACTAGCgcgattatttttttttataatgaaacGTTGCCAAAACAATGGCTATACTCACCTCAATTGCATGtgataactttaaaaaatagttctaGAATGATCCAAAAGGGTTAGATAGAGTCATATGGTTCGGATTAGGTCATGGATTGGGTCGTGGGTTAGGTCACTAGATTGGGTTGGTGCAGGTCTAGAAGTTGGGTCATTGGCAACCGATTGGGCTATGGGAATGGAAGTCATTAAGAGCAAGAATGAAtacttcaataatttattgggAAACATTATTGATGAGGTGGGATTTGTTACATGAACAATGGGTagctttatttattagaaaataaataaaatacattcataattatgtaaaaaaaaaatcattttgagAGAGAGCTCAAAAGCAAAATTAAGCGATAAGACTATAAGAAGAATATCATATAACTCGAGTAagagaatttgacaactagtcgcatcttcttatagtacattttggggtgATTTAGGTCTGATAAGCCTAGACGTGATTTTGTTGAACGgttatacaaaatttaggtGAGAGGAGTTTACGACTGTCGCATCccctataatacattttgggGCGATTCAGGTCTGGCAgacctagacatgatttcgtTGAATAGTcatacaaatagaaaatacaaTAGTAATGTAATacaatatgaaaacaaataaagagTTTAACGTGACATGGACATACAGCCATGGACAACAAACCCtagacgagcatgaccgtgacgcTCAACAATctcaaatattttgataatttaatttataaatttatgggATCATCAAAGTCAAAGAAACTAGAAAGTTTGAGTTAATAACGTTTAACCTAACCCCTGCCTTAATTAAGGTTTGCAGTGGTTGTTTTATtacatcatatcattcaaaCCCACGTAATCAAATAAGTATTATTAtagaataataatgataagatTAAACTATACCAATATCCTTGAGACTAACCTTTATGGTATCCATTATTGCATCATGTGTGACACTAAGCCTTCTCTTTAAATGGAGCTTAGTAGTGGAGAGATGCTCAATTGGTAGCAATATCAATCTTTTATCTTTGTAATTTGCTCTTCGAAGTAACTCAACGCCATGGCTCTCTATAGAAAGTTGGAGATCGATGTTGAAATTAGGGGTTCAGCAAAAAAGTTTCACGAAATAATTCATCAAAAACCTCACCATATATCTAAAATCTCTTCAGATAAAATACAAGGTTGCGAATTACGTGAAGATGAATGGGGCAAACTTGACACTATACTCTATTGGCATTACGTACAtggttagtttatttatattttttctctctatgaatctcaactttttattggttaaattatctcaattttatatatttgattcatgaactttcaaaattattttgaattattttgttttagttttgtgtGGATTAagatattctaaattttttaagaaaactaAATGATAGAGACAATAATTATTGAGGTATATCTATAACATTATCCACTTTTAGAACTAAGTTTtgttgatttagtttttagtttcataaaaataatgtctcattggtaaaattttgtttacgttctcaatatatataaaattaaattttatatctaatcgaaccataaactttcaattttatgttttatagtAAAATCGTGAATTTTAAGGAACATCAAATAGATCAAGAACCTATTAAACGGTAATAGTCTAAGCCtatcgttagcagatattgtctgttttggcacgttacgtatcaccgtcagtctcacaatttttaaacaCGTATGTTaatgagaggttttcacacccttgtaaggaatgtttcttttccctctccaaccgatgtctgacctcacaatccaccctcttggtggcccaacatcctcactacACACTGTCTGGTGTCTAGCTATGATATCAAttataatagctcaagcccaatgctagcaaatattgtccactttgacacGTTATAAATGGCATCAGAGCCGGCCACCAAACAGTGCAAGACACTGATCGAAGTAGGgttagaccctctccatattttaatatcatgAGATTGACAGCAacacgtaacgggccaaaacggacaatatttactaacaaTGATCTTGGCTATTACATAAACACACCAAGCTAATCATTTAGATATCTATCAAAGAGGAAAGTTTAAGAATCAATATTGCATAGATGGGAAGGATTGTGTGGCCAAGACCATAACCGAAGATGTTGATGAGAAGAACAATTCACTCACTTGGAAAGTGTTGGAGGGAGACCTTGTAAAGTCCTACAAGAGCTTCAAGATGAAGATCCAATGTATCCCAAAGGATAAGGGAAGTGTGATTCGCTATACATTGGAATATGAAAGGCTGCATGAACAAATTCCAGATCCACACACTTTTCTGCAGCTTTGTGCTGGTATCGCCAAAGACATTGATGCTCACCTTATGGGAGACACTAATGAAGGTTCGTTTGTAAGTGTTAAGGCATGAACAACAAGTCTCTCTATTGCCAGGGTGATGCTATTACTATGCTATGGAATAATTATTGGCTATTACTATGTCGTTAATGATAGTTCTATACTTTAATAAACATATTATGTCGTGATTTAACGTGTTCTATGCCATCACGATCGAGTTGAATGTTTGTATGCTTTTAATACCGAGACTTGATTTCATGGCCTTCTTAATTGACGTCGTTATCTGGTATTGTAActtttaccttaaaaaaatgttaaaagtatttcaaatatttaaaaatatttcgttaCTCCATGGTTGGAATCGAGAATTCAATTACATGCAACATGGTTCATGGTTCATGGTTCATAGTGAGACCTACTTTTCTTGACTATTCATTGAGTCCTACTTTCTTTTACGGGTATAGTTGGATACAAAGTAGTCTCTTCACATGGTTCATGCTTGCACACATGAATCCACTAAATAACATCGTATACGTATTCCCTAGGCCTGACTACAAGGTAATGAACGCTTACTCTATTGAAAATCAACCGAAAGAAAGAAGtgcatatcatatcatggtGAACGCATCCATATATAACATAACGAAGAAGTAACCTGTGTTTGTGACTTTGCCTGAGATCCTACATTTCAAATTATAGTACATGGTCATGATACACATGATATTTCCGTACATTTCATGATATAATTTCTCTACGATGCATACATACATGTACATTGCATATTATTCATACTTATCGTACATGGGTCATCAAGTGTCTCATAGAGCATAACGTGAACATCGTATAATAACATGTATAgatcaatatattaaaagtacACAGcatcataaaaattttataagcatATCATAATACATGTAATAACACGTAGATAAGCCACAAATACGTGTTAATTATACATCATACAATGCATCCAACTTAGTCTCAAAATACCCCAATAGTAAGCTCACTTGGGAAGTTATTTATAAAGTAAACGAGCAGataaaagggaagaaattgtggggaagaggagaaaatgagaaaagtaaagatatatttgtaaCATGTAGGTCAAATAATTCATTGACGGAATGTTTCAACTATTCGAGTGTGATACTCGAGTAATAAAGTActatatgaatgaactgagaccaTATCTAAATGAGAATAATCCTGAGGATAagatagttaaaaaaaaacttaaaacaattgaaagttactacctatatcGATGGCTCGATCATAAAAACTTCATAGTTAGACGATCTTCGAAGAATTTTCCTAAGATGCACGTGAGTGAGGTCAAAACATATTTGAATGACTCGAGTTAGTCTGTGTGGATAGTCTTTACTCTTAAGAAGCAAGAAGTAGATAATGTGGATAGTCTTTACTCTTAAGAAGCAAGAAGTAgataacgtgaccatgtcgcaGGAAAATGTCGGGGTTATCAGATACCGTATCCGAATTCCAAAAACTGACTCGAATCTTGAACATGGATCACTCCATTGTGATACATGGTTAGAGCTTTTGGAAACTTTACTCCAAccaatgaaaattaatattcgaTTAATGAAGTTGAGTCACTGCGACATTCAATTATTGCACCAAGACACAAactttattctattttattagaaaGCATACAAAGATTATAACATTTCACAACACTTGTCTCCAACTAATGGTGGCATGGTGGCACAGAACAAGCTAAATCACAGCATTATTTAAGTATAAAACACCCATTAGAAACATGGTAATTGCCAATTATTATTCCATAGTATAGTAATACCACCACCTTAGCTATGGGTGGCGGGAGAGGTTCGTTGGTCATGCCTTGGCTATAAATGAACCTTCATTATTGTTTCCCATAAGGTAAGCCTCAATGTCTTTGGAGACATCAGCACAAAGCTGAAGCAAACTATGAGAATCTGGAATTCCTTCATGCAGCTTTTCATATTCCAAAGTAAAGTGAATCACACTTCCCTCATCCTTTGGGATAGATTGGACTCTAATTCTGAAGCTCTTGTAGTACTCTAAAAGGTCTCCCTCTAACACTTTCCATGTGAATGAATTGTTCTCCTCGTCAACCGCTTCTATAACGTCCTTTGCCACAGAAACCTTACCATCTATACGGGTTTAATCCACAAAACGTTCATTAAATATAACATGTAAATCAAAAGGGTCATCAATCTAgtaaacacaaattttaaagtttagagattgaacttataatttaatcgataaaagataaaaaaaggTGGAAGATTGGAAGAGATCGAATATTAATGAACAAACCATGTACGTAAGTGAAATAGAGAATCGAGCCAACTTTGCCCCATTCGCCTTCATGTAACTCGCAGCTTTGTATTTTATCTGAAGAGGCCTTCGACATATGGTGAGGCTTTTGATGAAGTATTTCGTGAAACTTCTCAGCTGAAGCCTTAATTTCTACATCAATCTCTAACTTTCCATAAAGAGCCATGACGTTGAGTTACTAAGATAGATATTGCTACCAACCTTCTTTCCACTACTAAGCTCAATTTAAAGAGAAGGCTTAGTCTCACCCCTGAGAAGGCTTACTCTAAAGGATATTGGTATAGTTTAatcttatcattattattctcTAATAATACTTATTTCATTAAGTGGGtttgaatgatatgatgtaATAAAACAACCACTACAACCCTTAATTAAGGCATGGGTTAGGTTATACATTattaattcaaactttttattttctcttcttcatacttaattatcttttaatcttgtattatGAAGTTAAACCcttttttattgatataatGTTAGCTTCTTTGACGTTGAAAACGGGTAAActcacaaattaaattatcagAGTATTTGAGATGCTGAATGGAGTTTTTAAATTGAGATATTGAAACAGAGTgcaaaatttaatgatatttttattaatttagttgtTCACGGATTCTTAACTAAGCCATACCGACccaattaaaaaatctaattttgaaaaatcctctaatatgtatgaa is part of the Cucurbita pepo subsp. pepo cultivar mu-cu-16 chromosome LG03, ASM280686v2, whole genome shotgun sequence genome and encodes:
- the LOC111791533 gene encoding MLP-like protein 43, with product MALYRKLEIDVEIRGSAKKFHEIIHQKPHHISKISSDKIQGCELREDEWGKLDTILYWHYVHDGKDCVAKTITEDVDEKNNSLTWKVLEGDLVKSYKSFKMKIQCIPKDKGSVIRYTLEYERLHEQIPDPHTFLQLCAGIAKDIDAHLMGDTNEGSFVSVKA
- the LOC111791389 gene encoding MLP-like protein 43, which produces MALYGKLEIDVEIKASAEKFHEILHQKPHHMSKASSDKIQSCELHEGEWGKVGSILYFTYVHDGKVSVAKDVIEAVDEENNSFTWKVLEGDLLEYYKSFRIRVQSIPKDEGSVIHFTLEYEKLHEGIPDSHSLLQLCADVSKDIEAYLMGNNNEGSFIAKA